The sequence AcaatcatgcacatgcacatgcacatatatatatatataattatatatatacagtcagctttaccgtattcctCGAGACATAAAAATTGACCTCTCGGTGACCAATCAAATTACACAATTGTGACAAGCAAATTCTATAGCAATCACATGCATTAGCTAACAAACACCTCAATATAGGACTACATGTAGCAAGACGTATAcgatatgcatgtacagtggagTCTCCGAATAAAGGACACTTTGCGGGAGCAGAGCTTTTGTCCTCTTTTTGGAGGTTGTCCCCCGGTGGGAGGTTACTATTTATAGCCAAATCAAGGAATTATAgatagtaccgtatatcttctaatttataggacagcaaaaaaaggaaattgtccgggtataattggaacaaatttttttatagagctagctaagtttaatagaacagtgtgcgactgaatagttgcactatagctatctaaaactagctactcaaagctatctaactgcagcactctaagtcttacttgccgtctgtgaatgtaactcaactattgtccggatatttagtaatattaaagcactggagtgtccgttgtattagaacaacgaaaatttcccaaaagagtgtccggggtaattagaagtgtcggataaattagaagatatacggtatatgtatTGTCTGATGGACCCTAATTTTAGGTTCAAGAAGCTAAGAAACTTGCTGAAATCAAAGATATAAAGCATTCTTGCAGCCGGTATGCCAGTAATGGCAGTATATATTAAAACTACAAATGACCTCTACCATATTGGACATAAAAAATGTTAgtgtggtttcctgtttgTCCGTTATATATATAAGAGGCAGTTCAAGTGGTTTGCACAAGAGTTAGTCAGTTGGGAGCACGAGGCTTGTCCTCTGTCTGGAATCAAGAATTAAGGTCTGCTTGTGGGAGGTCGTTTCTGTGTATATACTCTATGCCATAGCTAGTGACCTTTATATAAAGGTTGCATGTCCTCTAGTAGGAGGGGTCGGTTATGGGAGGTTCCACGTATactatagttattattattggaGCCAagaagttataattatgtagcatataattatatacaatatcAATACCCAGTAATTTTGTAATTTTGTAATGATTAACCGATCCACATCGTATACACTAACCTCAAATGTTTGGTTCAGTCCATACACAAATTGGTAAGGCCTTCCATTGAATTTCTCATAGTGGATACGTGGCAGCTCAAAtgctgtatatacacaaatGAACATGCAACAACAGTGTAAGCAACAATTATATTTACATTTCTCCGAGATGGATTCGGGCTGACACAAGATACTGCCATCTTCTTGAAGCTGGGCAGTGGCTTCAGTGTAATCCAGAGTTACCAAGTTCACTTTAGTGGCATCCTATAAATATAAAAGGTGCAGCTTGACTGATTACACGCCATGCATAGttcttatatacatgtagctagcagcTTATGAAAATTAGTATTACAGTCACTACATTTATGTTATACTTATTGCccactacatcagaatttatggcagtaaacctccgaggacaAGGGCGAAGCCCTGAGGCCAAGGACGGTTTACATAAATTcgataaaaacgagcaaaaacGAGCAAAAAGCCTGTCCGTACAGCTTGTAGAATATACCCCACTTAGGGTCAgctctgtatcatagcaactgggtgggcATAAACTCCTTTGCCTTGAGCCAGGGTGCATtgattttatactagatctacacagctAAAAAGAAGCTTAACGCTTGTTGACAAGGGCAGGACAGATGAGTGGGGCTCACTAAACACCCAGGAAGGCTGGAgaaagggtggggctcaccGCTTGGACATAGACAAGTTagtgcgtagagctagaagcttagcactggctacaaGCTGTACGGACAAGGTTTTTGCTCGTtttcaatagtttttgagactgttagctagATGTATCCAAGGTGAGGTAGCTTAGGTGTAGCACGCAGTTTTCATTCCAGTGGGtatataacacttattgtccactacattcgAATTTATAGCAACGTAAACCGTTCTTGGCCTAGGGGCTTCAccctcgtcctcggaggtttacttTTATGAAttctgatgtagtggacaatataAGTACAACGTATCACTTCCAGTCTATAATACGGATGGGATGGATTACCAAACACCTAGTTCAAAAGTAAAGCAATATAGATGTCTTACATGTAGAGTTTGATCAATAGGGAGCACATAGCgtcttggatttgcaaaaatgTCACCTTCCACTATCCCACTGTTCATGGCTTCGAGAGTTAGGGTACTGTATACCCTACCGTTGTCATAACCACAAACATCCAGAACTATGTGACCTATAATATGAATGACAGGGAGAGCATTGATCAGGCATTCCCCTCCCTATATATAGCCGATGGCAATTTACTCACTTTTTAcaacgtacatgtgtatatatctctatcatgcatgcagtcaattaTGTACATCGTGACACGAGCAAGACTTACATATTTACCTTTGTCCTCATAAGCATTGATGTGGTGTAAGACCATACCAGTAGGAGCAAAAAACTTCCGCGGAAGAATGTTACCACTGCTCTTCTCCACAATAAAGAATCTGATCTGTGGgtatgaacaataattattatgaatcaAAGTTCACTCATGCATACCAACTCATTTTCCTGCCATTCAAACATTTTGTCAGGTATAGTTGGCTTGTTAAGGAGAGTATCCTTCATAACTTTCGGTAAATTGAAGCAAAAAGGCTGCTCTAGTAGTACAAAGTAATTCTCAGTTGCACCAAAGCTGTGAGAACaaagatatacatgtatacagaaaCAAATTAatgagtgtgtgtttgtttgatAACCTGTGACTATAGCCTGGCTTAAGCTTGTTCTTTGGTGGTACATCGCACAACACACTAGCCTTGTCCATCACATGTGAATCTACAAAAAAGGTCAAGCTAAGTAGAGCAAAAAAATGTTTAACATTAGATTACTATTATCTATATAGTATAGTTCTTCTTAtttgatttaaggcgaccctctaaatacgCAACATTTAGACATTTTGCttttgttttgtgtacatgtctttgcaaaacgtaattatttttttagtgtcgccttaaatcaaGTAAGTATACATTCCATTATTTTCTCCATCatttaactacatgtattaaaagTGATCCTTAAATTGCTACATTTTCAACAAGGAGACATAGATATGCACAAGATACTGATTGCTAAAAAATTTAacattagcctccttcacaaggcctcagaaAAGAGGCCTagctgctactgactgcttgcgcatgcgcaaaattattggatattttccAGTAAAGTTTCCTGCCAGAAAAATATCCTGCCGGAATAAATATATGGACAAAGAATACAAATTCTAAAGTcatatacacagagctataatattatagctagctagctagagacagagctgtgtaggtttatTGCAGCAGCAATTTTCTTTCTGAAAGAGAGTCTACATGTAGCCAAAGTTATtactagatgggcgtggcttgtccatataggctatagtgtcacctttcactccgttcagacgattgtcatccacactgttgcaggctatGAGTCTGCTAAGAGTAGCTATAAAATGCTATGGCTAtagaaaccttcacaatcAACCTTTAAtcccacttccgttcgttgtgacgttattgttttactgagcatatacgatttTATCCGGAGTCCCCAGTTTCTGGGGattatgtggcgcatgcgTATAAACAGtcaataccaggcccatcttcagtgcggcctggaatcgaggttaATTTAACATAAGCTCTACAATTATAGTGTTCTGCATGGCGACCATTGTTGATTATCCAGTCAAAAAGAAAGTTTGAACCAAAGTGAAGGTTTTAATTTACTTTAAAAATTATGGGTCGGAGTCTCCTCCATTTGACAAAAAATAAATACAGCCTCTTCTGCTTTCTCTTTGCGTAATGTTGCCACAATCACAGCCTTGACCATGCGCGTGCGTAACATGTGTCCAATTAAATTGCTGCAGCATATGCACTTTTATAAGTTCAGTGGTTGTCTAACTAGCCTTAACAAACCTAACCGCTACTCCAGTTActtaccaggtccagaaacttGGTCCATGCTCAAATGCTTCTTCCTCAGGATTGTCAGGCTCTTTCTTTTTAGCTTGACATAGCTTactacctagctatgatcccagtcattGTATtcttactcaacaaggccatgcATCACTGTAtagctgccctagaacctccctgaggttgtactTACGAAGATCTCATAGCAGGTCACTTTTCTGTCGATGATTCTGATCGACTCTaagcatgtgctggtacctgcagCGTGCGCATTTATATTTTTTATATtcaaacacatgcagtgtacacagtgatGTATCGGTAGCCATGCCAGCTAAAGCGGGGAGAGGATTAATCTTTATAAGGCAATGCGACGATTAGGAAAGCACACAAGATACGATCCGCGAACCCATGTACACGCTCATTCTGTAATCTGCTCCATACATACATCACCTTTTCCAGTAGGAGATATCTTGATGATGGTGTACCCATTTGCAGAGCTGCCGAGGTTGTACAATGTTCCATCATCATCAATGTGTGGATGAGCAGTGGCCGAATTAACAGCTACATGCTTAGAGAGCTGAATCTGGGGAATAAAAGTCAGGACGGACACTATATAGGCGTAGTACATATCAACAATGAATAAACTTGACACAATAGTACATGCACTTAAacttataattttatgttgaAACCTTTTGTTGTGCATCGAGTGTTTCTGGGGAGAAGACGTGAACAAAATCAGATTCTGTGGAAGCAATGTACTTGTCTCCAGCCGGCCAAACATTGACGAGGCAGTTATCAGTTATTTTCGTTGAGGGGTCAGTTAGCGATGTGAAATAAGACTGcaccctatataattattaattttagagAATTTTCACTTAGCATTAGTATTTAAAGCACAAGTTAATTATGAtgggtgg comes from Halichondria panicea chromosome 7, odHalPani1.1, whole genome shotgun sequence and encodes:
- the LOC135338735 gene encoding beta,beta-carotene 15,15'-dioxygenase-like, translated to MTSYITHEIHPKLQYIKCIYDRSIIALSMASVRVLLIKKRSYNSLRKSLQVILRPWISLSLSTTSVRGELFKSVPEQTVPVEGKIQGSLPDWLSGKLIRNGPGLYEIGDTKLNHWFDGMALLHSFTIKSGKVFYASKFLRSDAYTKNMATNRLVVSEFGTGAVPDPCMTLFERVQSYFTSLTDPSTKITDNCLVNVWPAGDKYIASTESDFVHVFSPETLDAQQKIQLSKHVAVNSATAHPHIDDDGTLYNLGSSANGYTIIKISPTGKDSHVMDKASVLCDVPPKNKLKPGYSHSFGATENYFVLLEQPFCFNLPKVMKDTLLNKPTIPDKMFEWQENELIRFFIVEKSSGNILPRKFFAPTGMVLHHINAYEDKGHIVLDVCGYDNGRVYSTLTLEAMNSGIVEGDIFANPRRYVLPIDQTLHDATKVNLVTLDYTEATAQLQEDGSILCQPESISEKSFELPRIHYEKFNGRPYQFVYGLNQTFEDLIKTDVKTKKCLTWSEDGCSVSEPVFVGKPESSGEDDGVILSAVLRVDESQPPFLLVLDARTMTEMARVEFPGIQWHKDVHGIFVPTSALE